In Mycobacteriales bacterium, the genomic window CGCGCGGCGGCTGCCCGACGGGCGGCGCTACGGCGTGGTCAGCGGCACCGGCCGCCTGCTGGAGGCGATCGAGGCGTTCCGTTTCGACGTCGACGACCTGGCCTTCCTCCTGGACGCCCACATCATCGATCCGGACACCCGCGACTGGCTGGCCGACTACCGGTTCGCGGGCGACGTCGACGGATACGCCGAGGGCGAGCTGTATTTCCCGGGCTCGCCGGTGCTGACGGTCCGCGGCAGCTTCGCCCAGGCGGTGCTGCTGGAAACCATCGTGCTCTCGATCCTCAACCACGACTGCGCCGTCGCGTCGGCCGCCGCCCGGATGGTGGTCGCCGCCGGGGACCGGCCGTTGATCGAGATGGGGTCGCGGCGCACCCACGAGCGGGCCGCCGTCGCCGCGGCGCGGGCGGCCTTCATCGCCGGGTTCGCGGCGACCTCCAACCTCGAGGCCGGTCGGCGCTACGGCGTCCCGACCACGGGCACCGCGGCGCACTCCTTCACGCTGCTCGACGACGAGAGCAACGCGTTCCGGGCGCAGGTCGACACGCTCGGCGCCGGCACCACCCTGCTGGTCGACACCTACGACATCGCCGAGGGCATCCGGCGGGCGGTCGAGGTCGCCGGCCCCGGGCTCGGCGCGATCCGGATCGACTCCGGCGACCTCGGCGGGCTCGCCAAGGAGGCCCGCCGTCAGCTCGACTCCCTCGGCGCGACCAAGACCCACATCGTCGTGACCAGCGACCTCGACGAGTATTCGATCGCCGCGCTCGCCGCGGCGCCGGTCGACTCCTACGGCGTCGGGACGACGCTGGTCACCGGCTCGGGCGCACCGACCGCGGGAATGGTCTACAAACTGGTCGAGGTCGACGGTCGTCCGGTCGCGAAACGCTCGGAGCACAAGTCGTCCCGCGGTGGACGCAAGGTCGCCGTACGCCGGCACAAAGCCAGTGGCACGGCCACCGAGGAGGTGATCCGCGCACAGGCCGACCCGTCCGAGCAGCCGGGCGACCGCCCGCTGCAGATGCCGCTGATGCGCGGCGGGCGGCCGGTCGACAGGCTGCCGACACTGGCCCAGGCACGGGAGACCATGCGCGCGCGCATGGTCTCGGTGCCGTGGGACGGGACGAAGCTCTCCCGCGGCGAACCGGCCATCCCGACGACCTTCGAGGGCGGTCCGCGATGACGACGGCGGTCATCGTCGCCGACGTGCAGAACGACTTCTG contains:
- a CDS encoding nicotinate phosphoribosyltransferase, with protein sequence MESTALLTDQYELTMLRAALRAGTAHRQCVFEAFARRLPDGRRYGVVSGTGRLLEAIEAFRFDVDDLAFLLDAHIIDPDTRDWLADYRFAGDVDGYAEGELYFPGSPVLTVRGSFAQAVLLETIVLSILNHDCAVASAAARMVVAAGDRPLIEMGSRRTHERAAVAAARAAFIAGFAATSNLEAGRRYGVPTTGTAAHSFTLLDDESNAFRAQVDTLGAGTTLLVDTYDIAEGIRRAVEVAGPGLGAIRIDSGDLGGLAKEARRQLDSLGATKTHIVVTSDLDEYSIAALAAAPVDSYGVGTTLVTGSGAPTAGMVYKLVEVDGRPVAKRSEHKSSRGGRKVAVRRHKASGTATEEVIRAQADPSEQPGDRPLQMPLMRGGRPVDRLPTLAQARETMRARMVSVPWDGTKLSRGEPAIPTTFEGGPR